The nucleotide sequence GCTTTCCTGCTGGAGCGCGACCGGGCCCCCACCTATCGCGTACGGGCGTTCCGTACGGCCTCGGCCGTGCTCGGCGCGCTCCCTGCGGACGAGGTGGCCGAACGGGCGACCGCCGGCTCTCTGGAGTCTCTGAAGGGCGTCGGGCCGAAGACCGCGCAGGTGGCGCGCGAGGCGCTGGCCGGGGAGGTGCCGGGCTATCTGCGCAAGCTGGAGCAGGGGGCCGAGGCCCCGCTCACCGACGATGGTGCGGGCGCGGAGCTGATGAAGCTGATCAGGGGTGACTGCCATGTGCACTCCGACTGGTCGGACGGCGGCAGCCCGATCGAGGAGATGGGCCGGACCGCCGCGCGCCTCGGCCACGAGTGGACGGTGCTCACCGACCACTCCCCCCGGCTGACCGTCGCCCGGGGTCTGTCCACGGAGCGGCTGCGGGAGCAGCTCGACGTGGTGGCCGCGCTGAACGAGACGTGGGCGCCGTTCCGGCTGCTCACCGGCATCGAGTGCGACATCCTCGACGACGGCTCGCTGGACCAGGAGCCCGAGCTGCTGGAACGGCTCGACGTGGTGGTGGTGTCCGTGCACTCCAAGCTGCGGATGGACGCGCGCGCGATGACCCGGCGCATGGTCGCCGCCGTCCGCGACCCGCACTCCGATGTGCTGGGGCACTGCACGGGGCGGCTGGTCACGGGGCGGGGGCGGCCCGAGTCGGAGTTCGACGCGGAGGCGGTGTTCTCGGCGTGTGCGGAGACGGGGACGGCCGTGGAGATCAACTCCCGGCCGGAGCGGCTGGATCCGCCCCGGCGGCTGGTGCGGGCCGCTGTGGAGGCGGGGGTGCTGTTCTCGATCGATACGGACGCGCATGCGCCGGGGCAGCTGACGTGGCAGGTGCATGGGTGCGCTCGGGCGGAGGAGTGTGGGGTGCCGACGGACCGGGTGGTGACCACGTGGGGGGCGGAGGAGGTGTTGGGGTGGGCTCGGGATCGGGAGGTTCCGGAGGGGGTTTTGAGTGCCTAGGGGCT is from Streptomyces sp. NBC_01314 and encodes:
- a CDS encoding PHP domain-containing protein; this encodes MDPVEALDRIAFLLERDRAPTYRVRAFRTASAVLGALPADEVAERATAGSLESLKGVGPKTAQVAREALAGEVPGYLRKLEQGAEAPLTDDGAGAELMKLIRGDCHVHSDWSDGGSPIEEMGRTAARLGHEWTVLTDHSPRLTVARGLSTERLREQLDVVAALNETWAPFRLLTGIECDILDDGSLDQEPELLERLDVVVVSVHSKLRMDARAMTRRMVAAVRDPHSDVLGHCTGRLVTGRGRPESEFDAEAVFSACAETGTAVEINSRPERLDPPRRLVRAAVEAGVLFSIDTDAHAPGQLTWQVHGCARAEECGVPTDRVVTTWGAEEVLGWARDREVPEGVLSA